Proteins from one Ahaetulla prasina isolate Xishuangbanna chromosome 2, ASM2864084v1, whole genome shotgun sequence genomic window:
- the KIF27 gene encoding kinesin-like protein KIF27 isoform X2, which yields MEEIPVKVAVRIRPLLSKEILHNHQVCVRLISNTQQIIIGKDRVFTFDFVFGKHSTQDEVYTTCIKPLVASLIEGYNATVFAYGQTGSGKTYTIGGGHIASVAEEERGIIPRAIEEIFQIISENHNTDFAVKVSYIEVYKEELRDLLELETSMKDLHIREDEKGNTVIVGAKDCQVESTEEVMSLLETGNAARHTGTTQMNEHSSRSHAVFTISVCQQQQPLQEDKEGAQNSPKNSGHQIASKFHFVDLAGSERVTKTGNTGERFKESIQINSGLLALGNVISALGDPKRKNIHIPYRDAKITRILKDSLGGNAKTVMITCISPSSSDFDESLNSIKYANRAKNIRNKPIVNYNPDWDRINEMELAIKLLREALQNQQTNGQSSGSQGSQDLCQDKNRIRSLEQQLAQFQIESFNLRNCIEEAYLFLVDLKKIANLSKNQLEKLQEWIHVAQELRREASIPQVNNGTVADQEGPYHITILQLKRELKKYQQALATDAEVFSEKELEIKILQDQIQKLIQENREYLESLKEAQDTNRLQNEKMVEQRLIINQLNGKLEKMAKASASNGASGDGPAAVIPAKRPYSVPLTKSLLQMNNIPLRLDSRKVHTSPPMYSLSKVIAGFQTRNQIMMDHIEEQDEVLHYCFSDHSDDDDENNAKTGRRFRFRRSLNRTWTRKQQPSSYITERKEVQQNASSEIGNLSSTDAVTDKEGADIEFIKKSQIINVQKLKNSELKLIAAKQKMNELTLNIKMKEELIKELVKTGNDARSVSQQYSLKITQLEHEAEQAKIDLAETQKQLQELENKELRDIAEKARLQKEFRKKMDTAKMKVQVIQKKQQETKNLASLSTQNEKRISELEQNINHMKNQQAQLQKKLREENEKKKILETGVQQGQLKIKELQQKTEQQEKILKLKDKEIAAFKKRNSTGAPQQLQKLEEKKKCLDEELEKILHQHQELAALEEDLKRREAIILKKETLMQEKSHLEIKKLRSSQALNEDSLKLSTRLSMLDQELCDKNKQLQRSATDEQGRIFEEVQTLQKEKDQLLKRRNSVDEKLKNGRVLSAEEEHVLFQLEEGIETLEAAIAYKNESIQNHQNSIRVSSQILTQSEASVMGKLISLSATELRAILLKYFNKVVRLRESERKLQVQSEELRMRAMEQENIIRELELALEHLMLQCDRRLTLQQKEHEQKIQLILLHCKDQESENIAETIKAYEAKIQQLERDLFFYKKTSRELKKKLKDVVGEAIYHSKQSYASNDGMLNQEETSISLEEHGQRPQTVGKLKERNCTVGDIGTQQTSPETFEEEVAEAVLSTSNNHEEPTGKVQHFTKSHSQAFTHSQTGNPVTQLQGITPVKFSRKELRHIPVSELLSRRAIINSIAADSIEMPRKSHDHTM from the exons ATGGAAGAAATTCCTGTTAAAGTGGCAGTAAGAATAAGACCTTTACTCTCAAAAGAAATACTTCACAATCATCAAGTATGTGTGAGATTAATCTCAAATACTCAGCAAATTATCATTGGAAAGGACCGTGTCTTCACTTTTGACTTTGTTTTTGGCAAGCATTCAACCCAAGATGAAGTCTATACAACATGTATTAAGCCATTGGTAGCATCTTTGATCGAAGGATACAATGCTACTGTTTTTGCATATGGACAGACAGGCTCTGGAAAAACTTATACTATTGGAGGAGGTCACATTG CATCAGTTGCTGAAGAAGAGAGAGGTATTATTCCacgggcaattgaagaaatatttcaGATTATTTCTGAAAACCATAATACTGATTTTGCAGTTAAAGTTTCGTACATAGAAGTCTATAAAGAAGAACTCAGAGATCTCCTGGAACTAGAGACATCTATGAAAGATTTGCATATTAGAGAAGATGAAAAGGGCAATACAG TAATCGTTGGTGCCAAAGATTGCCAGGTGGAAAGTACAGAAGAAGTGATGAGCCTGTTGGAAACAGGGAATGCTGCTAGACATACAGGGACAACCCAAATGAATGAGCATTCTAGCCGATCCCATGCTGTTTTTACCATCAGTGTCTGTCAACAACAGCAGCCTTTGCAGGAGGACAAAGAGGGTGCACAAAATTCACCCAAAAATTCAGGACATCAGATCGCATCTAAGTTCCACTTTGTAGATCTTGCCGGATCAGAAAGAGTTACAAAAACTGGCAACACTGGTGAAAGATTCAAAGAATCCATTCAGATCAACAGTGGTTTACTAGCTTTGGGAAATGTGATAAGTGCACTTGGAGACCCAAAGAGAAAAAACATACATATTCCATACAGGGATGCTAAAATCACACGTATCCTTAAAGACTCTTTAGGAGGCAATGCAAAGACTGTCATGATAACATGCATTAGTCCATCTTCTTCTGATTTTGATGAATCATTAAATTCCATCAAGTATGCAAACAGAGCAAAAAATATTAGGAACAAACCTATTGTCAACTATAACCCAGACTGGGATCGTATAAATGAAATGGAGCTTGCCATTAAATTGCTTCGGGAAGCCTTGCAAAATCAACAAACTAATGGACAGTCTTCTGGTAGCCAAGGGTCACAAGATTTATGCCAAGACAAAAACAGAATTCGTTCTCTTGAACAGCAGCTTGCTCAGTTTCAAATTGAAAGCTTTAATTTGCGAAATTGCATTGAAGAAgcttatttatttcttgttgatttaaaaaaaattgccaaccTATCAAAAAATCAACTTGAAAAACTGCAAGAATGGATCCATGTAGCTCAGGAACTTAGGAGAGAGGCATCTATTCCCCAGGTAAACAATGGAACAGTAGCCGACCAAGAAGGACCATATCATATCACGATTCTTCAGCTTAAAAGGGAGCTGAAGAAATATCAG CAGGCTCTTGCAACAGATGCAGAAGTCTTCagtgaaaaagaactggaaataaaaatattgcaagATCAGATACAAAAGCTGATACAAGAAAATCGTGAATATCTGGAATCACTAAAGGAGGCACAAGATACAAATAGGTTACAG aATGAAAAAATGGTAGAGCAGCGGCTTATAATTAACCAGCTAAACGGCAAATTGGAGAAAATGGCTAAAGCATCTGCCTCTAATGGTGCTTCTGGAGATGGACCAGCTGCAGTAATACCAGCTAAAAGGCCCTATAGTGTTCCATTAACTAAAAGTTTGTTGCAGATGAATAACATACCATTAAGATTGGATTCTCGAAAG GTACACACAAGCCCTCCGATGTATTCCTTAAGTAAAGTTATAGCTGGATTTCAGACCCGTAATCAGATCATGATGGATCACATAGAAGAGCAAGATGAAGTCCTTCATTATTGCTTTTCTGATcacagtgatgatgatgatgaaaacaaTGCCAAGACTGGAAGGAGATTCAGATTTAG acGTTCCTTAAACCGTACATGGACACGGAAGCAGCAGCCTTCTAGCTATATAACTGAAAGAAAAGAGGTACAACAAAATGCCAGTTCAGAAATTGGAAATCTTTCATCAACAGATGCTGTTACAGATAAAGAAG GTGCAGATATTGAATTTATCAAGAAAAGTCAGATAATAAATGTGCAAAAGTTAAAGAATTCAGAGCTAAAACTTATTGCTGCTAAGCAAAAAATGAATGAACTTACCCTTAATATCAAAATGAAAGAAGAACTCATTAAAGAATTGGTGAAAACGG gcAATGATGCTCGATCTGTAAGCCAGCAATATTCTCTGAAAATAACACAGCTGGAACATGAAGCAGAGCAGGCTAAAATTGATTTAGCAGAAACACAAAAGCAACTGCAAGAACTAGAGAACAAGGAACTAAGGGACATTGCTGAAAAAGCCAGATTACAGAAAGAATTCAGAAAAAAGATGGATACAGCAAAAATGAAAGTTCAG GTCATACAGAAAAAACAACAGGAAACTAAGAATCTAGCATCATTATCTACCCAGAATGAGAAACGTATATCAGAATTAGAACAGAATATTAATCATATGAAAAATCAACAAGCCCAattacagaaaaaattgcgggaagagaatgaaaaaaagaaaatactggaAACAGGAGTCCAGCAAGGTCAATTAAAAATCAag gAACTTCAACAAAAGACAGAACAGCAGGAGAAGATTCTAAAGCTAAAGGATAAAGAGATTGCTGCGTTTAAGAAAAGAAACTCAACTGGGGCTCCCCAACAACTGCAG AaattagaagagaaaaagaagtgcTTAGATGAAGAACTAGAAAAGATTTTGCACCAGCATCAAGAGTTAGCTGCTCTGGAGGAAGATTTAAAAAGAAGAGAAGCGATTATTTTAAAGAAGGAAACACTGATGCAGGAGAAAAGCCATTTGGAAATTAAAAAACTGAGATCCAGTCAG GCTCTCAATGAAGATAGTTTGAAATTATCTACTCGTCTAAGTATGTTAGATCAAGAACTTTGTGACAAAAATAAGCAGCTTCAAAGGAGTGCCACCGATGAACAAGGGAGGATTTTTGAAGAGGTTCAgactttgcaaaaagaaaaggatcagctgttgaaaagaagaaacagtGTGGATGAGAAATTAAAAAATGGCAGAGTGTTATCAGCAGAA GAAGAGCATGTTTTATTCCAGCTTGAGGAAGGAATTGAAACCTTGGAAGCAGCCATTGCTTATAAAAATGAAAGCATACAAAACCATCAAAACTCAATCAGAGTCTCATCACAGATCCTTACACAAAGTGAAGCCAGTGTGATGGGAAAGTTGATATCATTGTCCGCTACTGAACTGCGTGCAattcttttaaagtattttaacaaG GTTGTTCGACTCCGTGAGAGTGAACGTAAATTGCAAGTGCAGTCTGAAGAACTGAGAATGAGGGCAATGGAACAAGAAAATATAATAAGAGAACTTGAATTGGCACTTGAACATCTCATGCTGCAATGTGACAGGCGCCTCACCCTTCAACAAAAAGAACACGAACAAAAGATTCAGTTGATACTACTTCACTGTAAAG aCCAGGAAAGTGAAAATATTGCAGAAACTATTAAAGCCTATGAAGCTAAAATTCAGCAGTTGGAACgagatttgtttttttataagAAAACCAGCCGAGAgttaaagaagaaattaaaggatGTTGTTGGAGAAGCAATATATCATTCTAAACAAA GTTATGCTTCTAATGATGGGATGCTAAATCAAGAAGAAACAAGTATTTCTTTAGAAGAACACG
- the KIF27 gene encoding kinesin-like protein KIF27 isoform X3, with amino-acid sequence MEEIPVKVAVRIRPLLSKEILHNHQVCVRLISNTQQIIIGKDRVFTFDFVFGKHSTQDEVYTTCIKPLVASLIEGYNATVFAYGQTGSGKTYTIGGGHIASVAEEERVIVGAKDCQVESTEEVMSLLETGNAARHTGTTQMNEHSSRSHAVFTISVCQQQQPLQEDKEGAQNSPKNSGHQIASKFHFVDLAGSERVTKTGNTGERFKESIQINSGLLALGNVISALGDPKRKNIHIPYRDAKITRILKDSLGGNAKTVMITCISPSSSDFDESLNSIKYANRAKNIRNKPIVNYNPDWDRINEMELAIKLLREALQNQQTNGQSSGSQGSQDLCQDKNRIRSLEQQLAQFQIESFNLRNCIEEAYLFLVDLKKIANLSKNQLEKLQEWIHVAQELRREASIPQVNNGTVADQEGPYHITILQLKRELKKYQQALATDAEVFSEKELEIKILQDQIQKLIQENREYLESLKEAQDTNRLQNEKMVEQRLIINQLNGKLEKMAKASASNGASGDGPAAVIPAKRPYSVPLTKSLLQMNNIPLRLDSRKVHTSPPMYSLSKVIAGFQTRNQIMMDHIEEQDEVLHYCFSDHSDDDDENNAKTGRRFRFRRSLNRTWTRKQQPSSYITERKEVQQNASSEIGNLSSTDAVTDKEGADIEFIKKSQIINVQKLKNSELKLIAAKQKMNELTLNIKMKEELIKELVKTGNDARSVSQQYSLKITQLEHEAEQAKIDLAETQKQLQELENKELRDIAEKARLQKEFRKKMDTAKMKVQVIQKKQQETKNLASLSTQNEKRISELEQNINHMKNQQAQLQKKLREENEKKKILETGVQQGQLKIKELQQKTEQQEKILKLKDKEIAAFKKRNSTGAPQQLQKLEEKKKCLDEELEKILHQHQELAALEEDLKRREAIILKKETLMQEKSHLEIKKLRSSQALNEDSLKLSTRLSMLDQELCDKNKQLQRSATDEQGRIFEEVQTLQKEKDQLLKRRNSVDEKLKNGRVLSAEEEHVLFQLEEGIETLEAAIAYKNESIQNHQNSIRVSSQILTQSEASVMGKLISLSATELRAILLKYFNKVVRLRESERKLQVQSEELRMRAMEQENIIRELELALEHLMLQCDRRLTLQQKEHEQKIQLILLHCKDQESENIAETIKAYEAKIQQLERDLFFYKKTSRELKKKLKDVVGEAIYHSKQSKCYASNDGMLNQEETSISLEEHGQRPQTVGKLKERNCTVGDIGTQQTSPETFEEEVAEAVLSTSNNHEEPTGKVQHFTKSHSQAFTHSQTGNPVTQLQGITPVKFSRKELRHIPVSELLSRRAIINSIAADSIEMPRKSHDHTM; translated from the exons ATGGAAGAAATTCCTGTTAAAGTGGCAGTAAGAATAAGACCTTTACTCTCAAAAGAAATACTTCACAATCATCAAGTATGTGTGAGATTAATCTCAAATACTCAGCAAATTATCATTGGAAAGGACCGTGTCTTCACTTTTGACTTTGTTTTTGGCAAGCATTCAACCCAAGATGAAGTCTATACAACATGTATTAAGCCATTGGTAGCATCTTTGATCGAAGGATACAATGCTACTGTTTTTGCATATGGACAGACAGGCTCTGGAAAAACTTATACTATTGGAGGAGGTCACATTG CATCAGTTGCTGAAGAAGAGAGAG TAATCGTTGGTGCCAAAGATTGCCAGGTGGAAAGTACAGAAGAAGTGATGAGCCTGTTGGAAACAGGGAATGCTGCTAGACATACAGGGACAACCCAAATGAATGAGCATTCTAGCCGATCCCATGCTGTTTTTACCATCAGTGTCTGTCAACAACAGCAGCCTTTGCAGGAGGACAAAGAGGGTGCACAAAATTCACCCAAAAATTCAGGACATCAGATCGCATCTAAGTTCCACTTTGTAGATCTTGCCGGATCAGAAAGAGTTACAAAAACTGGCAACACTGGTGAAAGATTCAAAGAATCCATTCAGATCAACAGTGGTTTACTAGCTTTGGGAAATGTGATAAGTGCACTTGGAGACCCAAAGAGAAAAAACATACATATTCCATACAGGGATGCTAAAATCACACGTATCCTTAAAGACTCTTTAGGAGGCAATGCAAAGACTGTCATGATAACATGCATTAGTCCATCTTCTTCTGATTTTGATGAATCATTAAATTCCATCAAGTATGCAAACAGAGCAAAAAATATTAGGAACAAACCTATTGTCAACTATAACCCAGACTGGGATCGTATAAATGAAATGGAGCTTGCCATTAAATTGCTTCGGGAAGCCTTGCAAAATCAACAAACTAATGGACAGTCTTCTGGTAGCCAAGGGTCACAAGATTTATGCCAAGACAAAAACAGAATTCGTTCTCTTGAACAGCAGCTTGCTCAGTTTCAAATTGAAAGCTTTAATTTGCGAAATTGCATTGAAGAAgcttatttatttcttgttgatttaaaaaaaattgccaaccTATCAAAAAATCAACTTGAAAAACTGCAAGAATGGATCCATGTAGCTCAGGAACTTAGGAGAGAGGCATCTATTCCCCAGGTAAACAATGGAACAGTAGCCGACCAAGAAGGACCATATCATATCACGATTCTTCAGCTTAAAAGGGAGCTGAAGAAATATCAG CAGGCTCTTGCAACAGATGCAGAAGTCTTCagtgaaaaagaactggaaataaaaatattgcaagATCAGATACAAAAGCTGATACAAGAAAATCGTGAATATCTGGAATCACTAAAGGAGGCACAAGATACAAATAGGTTACAG aATGAAAAAATGGTAGAGCAGCGGCTTATAATTAACCAGCTAAACGGCAAATTGGAGAAAATGGCTAAAGCATCTGCCTCTAATGGTGCTTCTGGAGATGGACCAGCTGCAGTAATACCAGCTAAAAGGCCCTATAGTGTTCCATTAACTAAAAGTTTGTTGCAGATGAATAACATACCATTAAGATTGGATTCTCGAAAG GTACACACAAGCCCTCCGATGTATTCCTTAAGTAAAGTTATAGCTGGATTTCAGACCCGTAATCAGATCATGATGGATCACATAGAAGAGCAAGATGAAGTCCTTCATTATTGCTTTTCTGATcacagtgatgatgatgatgaaaacaaTGCCAAGACTGGAAGGAGATTCAGATTTAG acGTTCCTTAAACCGTACATGGACACGGAAGCAGCAGCCTTCTAGCTATATAACTGAAAGAAAAGAGGTACAACAAAATGCCAGTTCAGAAATTGGAAATCTTTCATCAACAGATGCTGTTACAGATAAAGAAG GTGCAGATATTGAATTTATCAAGAAAAGTCAGATAATAAATGTGCAAAAGTTAAAGAATTCAGAGCTAAAACTTATTGCTGCTAAGCAAAAAATGAATGAACTTACCCTTAATATCAAAATGAAAGAAGAACTCATTAAAGAATTGGTGAAAACGG gcAATGATGCTCGATCTGTAAGCCAGCAATATTCTCTGAAAATAACACAGCTGGAACATGAAGCAGAGCAGGCTAAAATTGATTTAGCAGAAACACAAAAGCAACTGCAAGAACTAGAGAACAAGGAACTAAGGGACATTGCTGAAAAAGCCAGATTACAGAAAGAATTCAGAAAAAAGATGGATACAGCAAAAATGAAAGTTCAG GTCATACAGAAAAAACAACAGGAAACTAAGAATCTAGCATCATTATCTACCCAGAATGAGAAACGTATATCAGAATTAGAACAGAATATTAATCATATGAAAAATCAACAAGCCCAattacagaaaaaattgcgggaagagaatgaaaaaaagaaaatactggaAACAGGAGTCCAGCAAGGTCAATTAAAAATCAag gAACTTCAACAAAAGACAGAACAGCAGGAGAAGATTCTAAAGCTAAAGGATAAAGAGATTGCTGCGTTTAAGAAAAGAAACTCAACTGGGGCTCCCCAACAACTGCAG AaattagaagagaaaaagaagtgcTTAGATGAAGAACTAGAAAAGATTTTGCACCAGCATCAAGAGTTAGCTGCTCTGGAGGAAGATTTAAAAAGAAGAGAAGCGATTATTTTAAAGAAGGAAACACTGATGCAGGAGAAAAGCCATTTGGAAATTAAAAAACTGAGATCCAGTCAG GCTCTCAATGAAGATAGTTTGAAATTATCTACTCGTCTAAGTATGTTAGATCAAGAACTTTGTGACAAAAATAAGCAGCTTCAAAGGAGTGCCACCGATGAACAAGGGAGGATTTTTGAAGAGGTTCAgactttgcaaaaagaaaaggatcagctgttgaaaagaagaaacagtGTGGATGAGAAATTAAAAAATGGCAGAGTGTTATCAGCAGAA GAAGAGCATGTTTTATTCCAGCTTGAGGAAGGAATTGAAACCTTGGAAGCAGCCATTGCTTATAAAAATGAAAGCATACAAAACCATCAAAACTCAATCAGAGTCTCATCACAGATCCTTACACAAAGTGAAGCCAGTGTGATGGGAAAGTTGATATCATTGTCCGCTACTGAACTGCGTGCAattcttttaaagtattttaacaaG GTTGTTCGACTCCGTGAGAGTGAACGTAAATTGCAAGTGCAGTCTGAAGAACTGAGAATGAGGGCAATGGAACAAGAAAATATAATAAGAGAACTTGAATTGGCACTTGAACATCTCATGCTGCAATGTGACAGGCGCCTCACCCTTCAACAAAAAGAACACGAACAAAAGATTCAGTTGATACTACTTCACTGTAAAG aCCAGGAAAGTGAAAATATTGCAGAAACTATTAAAGCCTATGAAGCTAAAATTCAGCAGTTGGAACgagatttgtttttttataagAAAACCAGCCGAGAgttaaagaagaaattaaaggatGTTGTTGGAGAAGCAATATATCATTCTAAACAAAGTAAAT GTTATGCTTCTAATGATGGGATGCTAAATCAAGAAGAAACAAGTATTTCTTTAGAAGAACACG